The sequence GACAATGGAGTGAAAATAAGAGAAGGTGCACTTGGGAATTCACATGTGTTCAGTTCCtttcttgtcttttttaaaagtctaacaggattctctcccccccccccccactcccaaacaGGTGAGGAAGACGATGGTCAGAATTCTACGGAGCCATCTGTGAATTCAttgggaagaacaaagaaacagtttaAGTGCAGGGAATGTGGAATGTGCTTTAGTCACTGTGGAAGAATGAGGATACACCAAGGAACTCacatgggggagaaaccatttgaatgcatggagtgcggaaagagcttccatAAAAGTGGAAcatttagaatacatcaacgaactcacacggggcagaaaccatttaaatgtattgaatgtggaaagagcttcagtcatagtggaacacttagaatacatcaacgaactcacacaggggagaaaccatttaactgtatagaatgtggaaagagcttcagtcatagtggaacacttagaatacatcaacgaactcacacaggggagaaaccatttaactgtatagaatgtggaaagaacttcagtcaaagtggagaccttagaatgcatcaacaaactcacatgggggagaaaccatttaaatgtattgaatgtggaaagagcttcagtcgtagtggaaaccttagaagacatcaacaaactcacacggggCTGAAACCATTtacatgtattgaatgtggaaagaacttcagtcaaagtggagaccttagaatgcatcaacaaactcacatgggggagaaaccatttaaatgtattgaatgtggaaagagcttcagtcgtagtggaacacttagaatacatcaacaaactcacacggggCTGAAACCATTtacatgtattgaatgtggaaagagcttcagtcttagtggaaaccttagaatacatcaacgaactcacacaggggagaaaccatttaactgTATAGAATGTGGAAGgggcttcagtcaaagtggaaaccttagaatacatcaacgaactcacacaggggagaaaccatttaactgtatagaatgtggaaacagcttcaggCATAGTGgtcaccttagaatacatcaacaaactcacacaggggagaaaccattcaaatgtattgaatgtggaaagagcttcagtcgtagtggaacacttagaatacatcaacgaactcacacagggcagaaaccatttaaatgtattgaatgtggaaagagcttcagtcgtagtggaacacttagaatacatcaacaaactcacacggggCTGAAACCATTtacatgtattgaatgtggaaagagcttcagtcttagtggaaaccttagaagacatcaacgaactcacatgggggggggggaaattgtttaaatgtagggagtgtggaaagaacttcagtcaaagTAGACACCTTAGGAAACATCAGCTAACtcacacaggggggaaaccacAGATGTAGGGAATGCAGAAAGAGCTGCAGATGCAGTGGAGACCTTAATATTCACAAGCAAATTCACACAGATGAAAAGCCATATAAATGTATGCAGTGTTCCACTCAGTTTTCACTCTTTGCTTCATATAAAGAAACTCATAAAGGCAGAAATcaattttaaatgcatggaaccTGTGTGATGTTCTGGTGTTTGTATTGAAAtttgtatacatacatatatttgtTAAAGtaatgaggagatttcacccctcccatatccaagaatctgctgatgttctctgctgattctctagagaggaggggcggtttctgctctctacttatttcgCTCCaacctcacatcaaagagagagagactgagttttAGAGAGAgcgagataaggttgctgctaagagcagctgcagacactcagtgcagttcagcatttttcatttagacctcatttagctctgtatatagttgtgtattatagttgtagatagaataaagaagatattctacagagctgctctccgagtcgtttatgctctgctatactctgctgtgcgacgactgtcttcttgttggagtgaatccggtgctcacaactctaagctgtgagtccacagcactttgacctgttcctgtatagaaggtggtctctggaagtgctacccagctcgcctagcccagtcggggctgaagtggatgagtccagttggtggctcAAGGGTGATGCTGACAAGTCACATATAGTAAATGTACAAAATAACTTGCTAGTTGTTGCTAGATAAAAAGGGGGAGAGTGTGAATCTGGAATGTTCAAGGTGTGTGATGAATCTGTTGAGTTTTGACCTCCGCCCTTCAATGCCAAAGTGATGGGCTGCCCTTGTCTTGTGGATCAGCATCTGTCAGgtttcagggaattggcttccttcccccttggccgtagataagcagaacaaagggaaaggagtcttcttacccgttagaaactttaatgatcccagcgagagaacaaagaacccgtCTTctaggaatggcggtgctcccaatgaAGAGGTCCACCCCCTCACATCCCTAGTCACTTCTGCATCTCGTAATCTGAGCTCGTACACTCTGTGCTTTCTGTCCTGCCACTTTTGCAACTCTCCTTGACCTTGGGGAAAGCGGAtggatgctttccagagacagtgaatctgttatctctcccccccccgagtTTCTTCTccaagctgttccccatccagtatttcccagcttttgcctTCTGATTGACTTCCCGCTCTTCCCCTGCTCGGGTGGCGAGCCTATTTGGGCTTGCCCATGaaggctgatggatcctgatagattccatcaggccttgcgggaccctgcttctcctggcgactcattagatgaccttgtcgaggactggaataaccggctattggcagccatcgatgaggtCGTCTAAGCACCCTCTGCGACCCCATCGAaaccgggccccttggtttactgaagagc comes from Podarcis raffonei isolate rPodRaf1 chromosome 2, rPodRaf1.pri, whole genome shotgun sequence and encodes:
- the LOC128408749 gene encoding gastrula zinc finger protein XlCGF57.1-like, with product MDGGRWTVDLVKLSPASLPATFEHPLLGPSEKSGEEDDGQNSTEPSVNSLGRTKKQFKCRECGMCFSHCGRMRIHQGTHMGEKPFECMECGKSFHKSGTFRIHQRTHTGQKPFKCIECGKSFSHSGTLRIHQRTHTGEKPFNCIECGKSFSHSGTLRIHQRTHTGEKPFNCIECGKNFSQSGDLRMHQQTHMGEKPFKCIECGKSFSRSGNLRRHQQTHTGLKPFTCIECGKNFSQSGDLRMHQQTHMGEKPFKCIECGKSFSRSGTLRIHQQTHTGLKPFTCIECGKSFSLSGNLRIHQRTHTGEKPFNCIECGRGFSQSGNLRIHQRTHTGEKPFNCIECGNSFRHSGHLRIHQQTHTGEKPFKCIECGKSFSRSGTLRIHQRTHTGQKPFKCIECGKSFSRSGTLRIHQQTHTGLKPFTCIECGKSFSLSGNLRRHQRKRILMRPEEHRPAERHEGHSLQGLSHLALGAGPRLTQLYYVKFVFCS